One Cupriavidus taiwanensis LMG 19424 DNA segment encodes these proteins:
- a CDS encoding siderophore-interacting protein codes for MTTNATEAARNLTVERVRHPLKMRLLQVVRTTQVSPQLLRVTLGGADLQDFVSASFDDHVKVFFPAAGDDKPVLPQVTADGIAFPEGQPRPAARDYTPRRYDAAKQELDVEFVLHGDGPASTWAAQARPGQYLGVGGPRGSFVVPTGFDWHLLVGDDTALPAIARRLEELGADTHAIVVVEVGDAAAQIPLPSAATVDLHWLHRGDAPEGSLLEGALRKLALPRGEGYVWAAGEGAAMKAVRQYLVTERGIDKKRIRASAYWKRGASAVHETLDD; via the coding sequence ATGACGACAAACGCTACCGAAGCCGCACGCAACCTGACTGTCGAGCGCGTGCGCCATCCGCTGAAGATGCGCCTGCTGCAGGTGGTGCGCACCACGCAGGTTTCGCCGCAACTGCTGCGCGTGACGCTGGGCGGCGCCGACCTGCAGGACTTTGTCTCGGCGTCGTTCGACGATCACGTCAAGGTGTTTTTCCCTGCAGCCGGCGATGACAAGCCGGTGCTGCCGCAGGTTACCGCGGACGGCATCGCGTTCCCTGAGGGCCAGCCGCGCCCGGCGGCACGTGATTACACGCCGCGCCGCTACGATGCGGCGAAGCAGGAGCTGGATGTCGAATTCGTGCTGCACGGTGATGGCCCTGCGTCGACGTGGGCGGCACAGGCTCGGCCGGGCCAGTACCTGGGGGTGGGCGGGCCGCGCGGCTCGTTCGTGGTGCCGACTGGGTTCGACTGGCACCTGCTGGTCGGCGACGATACGGCGCTGCCGGCGATCGCTCGCCGGCTGGAAGAGCTGGGCGCCGATACCCATGCCATCGTCGTGGTGGAAGTTGGCGATGCCGCCGCGCAGATCCCGCTGCCGAGCGCCGCGACGGTCGACCTGCACTGGCTGCATCGCGGCGATGCGCCCGAAGGCAGCCTGCTGGAAGGCGCGCTGCGCAAGCTGGCGCTGCCGCGTGGCGAGGGCTATGTGTGGGCCGCCGGTGAGGGCGCGGCGATGAAGGCGGTGCGTCAGTACCTGGTGACGGAGCGCGGCA
- a CDS encoding PadR family transcriptional regulator, which yields MHHHHPHHQGFGPHPDFLGRARHPMMHLASHVVHHAMARGHGGFWGGRDDDAFGPGGPGGFDEEGWRRGRKFSADDLQLLLLSLLEEKPSHGYELIKALETRTNGFYKPSPGVVYPALTYLEEVGFATVDTEGNKKRYRLSETGMAHLEANRERVDVMVARLRHVARKMEWMRRAMRGEQQPEPEQGGWLPELMQARAALKQALVLRSEASADEQRRIAAILARAAKEIEAGPQA from the coding sequence ATGCATCACCACCACCCACATCACCAAGGCTTCGGCCCCCATCCGGACTTCCTGGGCCGGGCCCGCCATCCCATGATGCACCTCGCCTCGCACGTGGTCCATCACGCGATGGCCCGTGGGCACGGCGGCTTTTGGGGCGGTCGCGATGATGACGCCTTCGGTCCCGGCGGCCCCGGCGGCTTCGACGAAGAAGGTTGGCGCCGCGGCCGCAAGTTCAGCGCCGACGACCTGCAGTTGCTGCTGCTGTCTCTGCTGGAAGAAAAGCCCAGCCATGGCTACGAACTGATCAAGGCGCTGGAGACGCGCACCAACGGCTTCTACAAGCCGAGCCCCGGTGTGGTTTACCCGGCGTTGACCTACCTGGAAGAAGTCGGCTTTGCCACCGTCGACACCGAAGGCAACAAGAAGCGCTACCGGTTGTCGGAGACCGGCATGGCGCACCTGGAGGCCAACCGCGAGCGGGTCGACGTGATGGTGGCGCGGTTGCGCCACGTGGCGCGCAAGATGGAGTGGATGCGCCGGGCGATGCGTGGGGAGCAGCAGCCGGAGCCGGAGCAGGGCGGCTGGCTGCCCGAGCTGATGCAGGCACGCGCTGCGCTGAAGCAGGCGCTGGTGCTGCGCAGTGAAGCGAGTGCCGACGAGCAGCGCCGCATTGCCGCCATCCTGGCGCGCGCGGCCAAGGAGATCGAAGCGGGCCCGCAGGCCTGA